A genomic region of Dactylococcopsis salina PCC 8305 contains the following coding sequences:
- a CDS encoding Uma2 family endonuclease — MMNAITINLQSVELTEEQFFQLCANNRDLRLERNAQGELIIMPPTGGETGNRNARLTQQLMNWTDQDGTGIAFDSSTGFKLPNGANRSPDGAWIPLSRWQELTQKQKEKFIPLCPNFVIELRSPTDKLIDVQNKMQEYLDNGTELGWLINPQDQQVEIYRQNQGIEVLDQPDFLSGEEVLPNFQLDLRAIW; from the coding sequence ATGATGAATGCAATTACAATCAATCTCCAATCTGTTGAATTAACCGAAGAACAATTCTTTCAACTTTGTGCGAATAATCGGGATTTACGCTTAGAAAGAAATGCCCAAGGAGAACTCATAATTATGCCACCAACAGGAGGAGAAACAGGAAATAGAAATGCTAGACTCACGCAGCAACTGATGAATTGGACGGATCAAGATGGCACAGGAATTGCGTTTGATTCTTCCACAGGATTTAAACTGCCTAATGGCGCAAATCGTTCGCCTGATGGGGCTTGGATTCCTCTATCTCGTTGGCAAGAATTAACGCAAAAACAAAAGGAAAAATTTATTCCCCTTTGTCCGAATTTTGTGATTGAACTGCGTTCTCCAACCGATAAACTAATTGATGTACAGAATAAAATGCAGGAATATCTTGATAATGGAACTGAGTTAGGATGGTTGATTAATCCTCAAGATCAACAGGTGGAAATTTATCGTCAAAATCAAGGGATAGAAGTTTTAGATCAGCCTGATTTTTTGTCTGGAGAAGAGGTTTTACCTAACTTTCAGTTAGATTTGCGTGCCATTTGGTAA
- a CDS encoding adenosine kinase → MAKYNVYGIGNALLDIEFKVTPDVLTNLGIDKGVMTLIEADRQQQLINDLGDYMGKKSGGGSAANTMFAISQFGGKCFYSCKVANDAMGESYLQDLVDSGIETNLQYQEREPGITGQCLVFVTPDADRTMNTHLGISAQFSEKELVESAIEDAEYLYMEGYLVTDPTSKAAAIKAREIAQKAGNKVALSLSDLNMAKFFKQGFLEMIGEGIDLIFANETEALTMGETEDLAQACDYLKTLSKGFVITRGAKGALAYDGENLIEIAPNSVKAVDTVGAGDMFAGAFLYGVTHGMSYADAGKLASAASARLVTSYGPRLEPQEAKEILAQV, encoded by the coding sequence ATGGCTAAATATAACGTCTATGGTATCGGAAACGCACTGTTGGACATTGAATTTAAAGTCACTCCCGATGTCTTAACCAATTTAGGGATTGATAAAGGCGTAATGACTCTCATTGAAGCCGATCGTCAACAACAGTTGATTAATGATTTAGGCGACTATATGGGGAAAAAAAGCGGCGGCGGATCAGCTGCAAATACCATGTTTGCCATTAGTCAGTTTGGTGGAAAGTGTTTCTATTCCTGTAAAGTGGCTAATGATGCAATGGGAGAGTCTTATCTACAAGACTTAGTGGATTCTGGCATTGAAACCAATTTACAATATCAAGAGCGTGAACCTGGCATTACTGGACAATGTTTAGTCTTTGTCACCCCAGATGCCGATCGCACGATGAATACGCATTTAGGGATTTCTGCTCAGTTTTCCGAGAAAGAGTTAGTAGAAAGCGCGATCGAAGATGCAGAATACCTCTATATGGAAGGATATCTCGTCACAGACCCCACCAGCAAGGCAGCAGCGATCAAAGCGCGAGAAATTGCCCAAAAAGCAGGAAATAAAGTCGCTCTTTCCCTGTCTGACTTAAATATGGCAAAATTCTTCAAGCAAGGATTCCTAGAAATGATCGGGGAAGGAATTGATTTAATTTTCGCCAACGAAACCGAAGCACTGACTATGGGGGAAACCGAAGACTTGGCTCAAGCCTGTGACTACCTAAAAACCCTCAGTAAAGGCTTTGTGATTACTCGTGGTGCGAAGGGAGCATTGGCTTATGATGGGGAAAATCTCATCGAAATTGCTCCCAATTCGGTGAAAGCAGTGGATACAGTCGGCGCTGGGGATATGTTCGCTGGTGCATTCCTTTACGGTGTGACTCATGGCATGAGTTATGCTGATGCTGGAAAACTGGCTTCTGCTGCTTCTGCGCGTTTGGTGACAAGCTATGGTCCCCGTTTAGAGCCACAAGAAGCGAAAGAAATTCTGGCTCAAGTTTAA
- a CDS encoding DASH family cryptochrome: MSQQVILIWYRNDLRVHDHEPLFRALQTQGQIIPFYCFDNREFGKTAFGFPKTGGFRAQFLRESVANLRENLQDKGSNLIIRCGQPETIISDLVKDLQITDVFFHSEVTAEETHVEKELEKKLTNYGVKLTSFWGATLDHLDDLPMTIDELPDVFTQYRKRVEKSSQIRASFPSPDRLPSLSSEINCGDLPTLEELGVKTPLKDERGVLNFIGGESAGIKRLSEYIWEEDCLKVYKETRNGMLGANYSSKFSPWLARGCLSPRYIYDQVQTYEEERVKNNSTYWLIFELMWRDYFRFVCLKYGNSVFYQTGLQGVQIQWKEDWERFKLWQEGKTGYPLVDANMREIAKTGFMSNRGRQNVASFLTKNLGIDWRMGAEWFESLLIDYDVCSNWGNWNYTAGVGNDARDFRYFNIPKQSRNYDPKGDYLRHWLPELRKIPGDLIHQPEKLSQVQQKEYGVILGVDYPRPVVDFMKSIKANEKLQKSQ; encoded by the coding sequence ATGAGTCAACAAGTAATTTTAATTTGGTATCGCAATGATTTAAGGGTACATGATCACGAGCCATTATTTCGCGCTCTTCAAACTCAAGGACAAATTATTCCTTTTTATTGTTTCGATAATCGTGAATTTGGAAAAACCGCGTTTGGCTTTCCTAAAACTGGAGGCTTTCGCGCTCAGTTTCTCAGAGAAAGTGTTGCCAATTTACGGGAAAATTTACAAGATAAAGGAAGTAATTTAATTATACGTTGTGGTCAACCCGAAACCATTATTTCTGATTTAGTCAAAGATTTACAAATTACTGATGTTTTCTTTCATTCAGAAGTAACGGCGGAAGAAACTCATGTCGAAAAGGAATTGGAAAAAAAATTAACCAATTATGGTGTAAAATTAACTTCATTTTGGGGAGCAACTCTCGATCATTTAGATGATTTACCGATGACAATTGATGAGCTTCCTGATGTTTTCACTCAATATCGTAAGCGAGTAGAAAAGTCTTCTCAAATTCGCGCAAGTTTTCCTTCTCCTGATAGATTACCTTCTCTTTCTTCAGAAATTAATTGTGGTGATCTCCCAACTTTAGAGGAATTAGGGGTAAAAACGCCGCTTAAAGATGAGCGAGGTGTGCTTAATTTTATCGGGGGAGAAAGCGCTGGAATTAAAAGATTAAGTGAGTATATTTGGGAAGAAGATTGTCTCAAAGTCTATAAAGAAACGCGCAATGGAATGTTAGGCGCAAATTATTCTTCTAAGTTTTCGCCTTGGTTAGCAAGAGGATGTTTATCCCCTCGTTATATTTATGATCAAGTACAAACCTACGAGGAAGAAAGAGTTAAAAATAACTCAACTTATTGGCTAATTTTTGAGTTAATGTGGCGCGATTATTTTCGTTTTGTTTGCCTAAAATATGGTAATTCTGTATTTTATCAAACAGGTTTACAGGGAGTACAAATTCAATGGAAAGAAGACTGGGAACGCTTTAAACTTTGGCAAGAAGGAAAAACGGGATATCCTTTAGTTGATGCGAATATGCGCGAAATTGCAAAAACGGGTTTTATGTCGAATCGGGGTCGCCAAAATGTGGCAAGTTTTCTCACTAAAAATTTAGGAATTGATTGGCGAATGGGTGCAGAATGGTTTGAGTCGTTATTAATTGATTATGATGTTTGTAGTAATTGGGGAAATTGGAATTATACGGCGGGTGTGGGAAATGATGCGAGAGATTTTCGTTATTTTAATATCCCTAAACAGTCACGAAATTATGATCCGAAAGGGGATTATTTGAGACATTGGCTTCCTGAGTTACGGAAAATTCCAGGGGATTTAATTCATCAACCTGAAAAGTTATCCCAAGTGCAACAAAAAGAATATGGTGTGATTTTAGGTGTAGATTATCCTCGCCCTGTGGTCGATTTTATGAAGTCGATTAAAGCCAATGAAAAACTTCAAAAGTCACAATAG
- a CDS encoding response regulator transcription factor, protein MVARILIVEDEAKLAQFIELELQYEGYEVTIATDGFTGLTQARELNPDLLILDWMLPGISGLEICRRLRQTNNTIPVILLTAKDEISDRVEGLDAGADDYVVKPFSIEELFARVRAHLRRNHEEETDTFQFSDLKLNTSTREVCRRDRAIELTAKEFELLRYLLLHPRQVLTRDQILERVWGYDFMGDSNIIEVYIRYLRLKLEEKGEPRIIQTVRGVGYVLRE, encoded by the coding sequence ATGGTGGCTCGAATTTTAATTGTGGAAGATGAAGCCAAACTCGCCCAATTTATTGAGTTAGAACTTCAATATGAAGGGTATGAGGTGACGATCGCCACTGATGGCTTCACTGGATTAACCCAAGCGCGAGAACTCAATCCCGATTTACTGATCCTCGATTGGATGTTACCTGGCATTTCTGGGTTAGAAATTTGTCGGCGGTTACGTCAAACCAATAACACCATTCCTGTGATTCTATTAACGGCAAAGGATGAGATTAGCGATCGAGTGGAAGGGTTAGACGCGGGGGCTGATGATTATGTGGTGAAACCCTTTAGCATTGAAGAATTATTTGCCCGTGTTCGCGCCCATCTTCGCCGCAACCACGAGGAAGAAACGGACACTTTCCAGTTTAGCGATCTTAAACTCAATACTAGCACCAGAGAAGTTTGTCGGCGCGATCGCGCGATCGAATTAACCGCAAAAGAGTTTGAATTACTGCGTTATCTTCTCCTCCATCCCCGTCAAGTGTTAACCCGTGACCAAATTTTAGAACGAGTTTGGGGATATGATTTTATGGGAGATTCCAACATTATTGAAGTTTATATTCGTTATTTAAGATTAAAATTAGAAGAAAAAGGAGAACCTCGCATCATTCAAACCGTGCGCGGTGTCGGTTATGTTTTACGAGAGTAA
- a CDS encoding ABC transporter permease has translation MLSIIIQSTQQVRQTLFNYWTIGVFLVALLIAIPILFIVASVFADTGEIWQHLATTVLPEYLKNSFTLMVGVGFGVSIIGVGTAWLVTMCRFPGSRILEWALLLPLAAPAYLLAYTYTHLLDFFGPVQTGLRSLFGWVSVNDYWFPEVRNIWGAIAMLILVLYPYVYLLVRVAFLEQATGTLEASRCLGCNPWKSFFTVALPLARPAIASGVALVLMETLGDFGTVQYFGVTTFTTGIYRTWFGMGERLAAAQLAAVLMFFVAILILLERLSRSQARYYQAGSTYQSPPKHQLSGMRAIFSLLVCIIPLTFGFIVPAVYLSYLTVANAEYTLNKSFWEIAQNSLILASITAFLGSAIALFLAYGKRQGKSGLLNFGVRMSAMGYAIPGTVIAVGILIPVTRLDKIIDNWMRSTFDVSVGLILSGTITALIFAYLVRFLAVSFNAVESSLEKIKPSLDEASRSLGHTVSSTLLRVHTPLMWGGILTAVMLVFVDVMKELPATLLIRPFNFDTLAVQVYQYASDERLIEAAAPALTIILVGIIPVIFLSFRIAQSRNY, from the coding sequence GTGTTATCTATCATTATTCAATCAACTCAACAAGTCCGTCAAACTCTATTCAATTATTGGACAATTGGCGTTTTCTTGGTGGCGCTTTTAATTGCTATTCCCATTTTATTTATTGTTGCCAGTGTTTTCGCTGATACAGGAGAAATTTGGCAACATTTAGCGACAACTGTGCTTCCAGAATATCTTAAAAACTCTTTTACCTTGATGGTTGGTGTCGGTTTCGGGGTTTCAATTATTGGTGTGGGAACAGCGTGGTTAGTGACCATGTGTCGCTTTCCTGGGAGTAGAATTTTAGAATGGGCGTTATTACTTCCCTTAGCTGCGCCGGCGTATCTTCTCGCTTATACTTATACCCATCTGTTAGACTTTTTTGGTCCGGTACAAACGGGGTTAAGATCGCTGTTTGGTTGGGTGAGTGTGAATGATTACTGGTTTCCAGAAGTTCGCAATATCTGGGGCGCGATCGCGATGCTGATTTTGGTATTATATCCTTACGTCTATTTGCTGGTGCGAGTTGCCTTTTTAGAGCAAGCAACAGGGACATTAGAAGCGAGTCGCTGTTTAGGGTGTAATCCCTGGAAAAGTTTCTTTACGGTGGCGCTTCCGTTGGCTCGTCCTGCGATCGCGTCTGGGGTAGCATTAGTATTAATGGAGACGTTGGGAGATTTTGGAACAGTTCAATATTTCGGTGTCACTACCTTTACCACTGGAATTTATCGCACTTGGTTTGGGATGGGAGAACGTCTCGCGGCGGCGCAATTGGCAGCAGTTTTAATGTTCTTTGTTGCGATTTTAATTTTACTCGAACGATTATCTCGATCGCAAGCCCGTTATTATCAAGCAGGTAGCACTTATCAATCTCCGCCGAAACATCAATTATCTGGAATGCGAGCTATTTTTTCCCTGCTCGTTTGCATTATACCGTTAACGTTTGGTTTCATTGTTCCTGCGGTTTATTTAAGTTATTTAACCGTTGCTAATGCTGAATATACTCTCAATAAAAGTTTCTGGGAGATTGCCCAAAACAGTTTGATTTTAGCAAGTATTACGGCTTTTTTAGGAAGCGCGATCGCGCTCTTTTTAGCCTATGGAAAACGTCAAGGAAAATCAGGATTATTAAACTTTGGAGTGCGGATGTCGGCGATGGGTTATGCCATTCCTGGAACGGTAATTGCAGTGGGAATTTTAATTCCGGTTACGCGATTAGATAAAATAATCGACAACTGGATGCGATCGACCTTTGATGTGTCTGTGGGATTAATTCTCAGTGGTACGATTACGGCGTTAATTTTTGCCTACTTAGTGCGTTTTCTTGCAGTTTCTTTTAATGCGGTTGAATCCAGTTTAGAGAAAATTAAACCTAGTTTAGACGAAGCCTCTCGAAGTTTAGGACATACTGTTAGCAGTACCTTATTACGAGTTCATACCCCGTTGATGTGGGGAGGAATTTTAACCGCCGTGATGTTAGTTTTTGTGGACGTAATGAAAGAACTTCCCGCAACACTTCTCATTCGTCCTTTTAATTTTGATACTCTCGCCGTTCAAGTCTATCAATATGCCTCTGATGAACGCCTAATTGAAGCCGCCGCCCCAGCGTTAACGATTATTTTGGTAGGAATTATCCCCGTCATTTTTTTGAGTTTTAGAATTGCCCAATCTCGAAATTATTAA
- the cysC gene encoding adenylyl-sulfate kinase, with protein MEHRGVTVWLTGLSGAGKTTITKALEQELRSRNCEKLEVLDGDIVRQNLTKGLGFSKEDRDTNIRRIGFVANLLTRNGVMVLVSAISPYREVREEVGRQIGNFVEVFVNAPLNVCEERDVKGLYKRARAGEIEKFTGIDDPYEPPTNPTVECRTDLESLDESVGKVLGKLEELGYISN; from the coding sequence ATGGAACATCGTGGTGTTACCGTTTGGTTAACGGGTTTGAGTGGCGCGGGAAAAACAACGATTACTAAGGCTTTAGAACAAGAGCTTCGATCGCGCAACTGTGAGAAACTAGAGGTATTAGATGGGGATATCGTCCGTCAAAACCTCACGAAAGGGTTAGGCTTTAGCAAAGAAGACAGAGACACAAACATTCGTCGCATTGGCTTTGTCGCTAACCTACTAACTCGTAATGGGGTTATGGTTCTGGTTTCTGCTATTTCTCCTTATCGAGAAGTGAGAGAAGAAGTGGGACGACAAATTGGGAACTTTGTTGAAGTTTTCGTCAATGCGCCCTTAAACGTTTGTGAAGAACGAGATGTAAAAGGATTATACAAAAGAGCGAGAGCCGGAGAAATCGAAAAATTCACGGGAATTGATGATCCTTATGAACCGCCAACGAATCCCACTGTCGAATGTCGCACCGATTTAGAATCCTTAGATGAAAGTGTGGGAAAAGTGTTAGGAAAACTGGAAGAATTGGGTTATATTTCTAATTGA
- a CDS encoding bifunctional aminoglycoside phosphotransferase/ATP-binding protein gives MINHKTLIQDMSKTDFYPHSIQGSIQVLQTHISYIFLTGEYAYKLKKPVDMGFLDFSTLEKRRYYCQQELALNRPIAPEIYLDVLPITQEEETLELDGKGEIVDYVVKMRQFPQAALFSEMEKGGKLTESLLAQLGKRVAKFHQETKTNDYIGEFGQPEKIERAIENNYKQTEKYVGSVQDQKQFLETKAFTDRFFQDYNALLKKRVNDHFIRECHGDLHLKNICYWRDKIQLFDRIEFNEPFRFVDVMYDVAFTIMDLEFRKRQELATVFLNNYLEQTGDWEGVQLLPLYLTRQAYVRGKVNSLMLDDPNIAQEEKQKAQEKAKQYYHLAWQYTQPQQGELWMMSGLSGSGKTTVAREIAKQKRAIHLRSDAVRKHLAGIDPEAVGNEDIYRPEMTEKTYERLLEIGSLLASKGWNVILDAKYDRQLMREAVITEAKRHHLSLQIIYCTAPMEILLDRVAKRQGDISDATPNLLAQQQANAEPFTETEEAYVTTIDTRKSIEAQF, from the coding sequence ATGATTAATCATAAAACACTCATCCAAGACATGAGTAAAACTGACTTTTATCCCCATTCAATTCAAGGTTCAATACAAGTTTTACAAACTCACATTTCCTATATCTTTCTAACAGGAGAATATGCTTATAAGCTGAAGAAGCCTGTTGATATGGGTTTTTTAGATTTTTCAACGTTAGAAAAACGACGGTATTATTGTCAGCAAGAATTGGCATTAAATCGCCCGATCGCGCCTGAGATTTATTTAGATGTTTTACCGATTACTCAAGAAGAAGAAACCCTAGAACTTGACGGGAAAGGGGAAATTGTGGATTATGTTGTCAAGATGCGCCAGTTTCCACAAGCCGCCCTTTTTAGCGAAATGGAAAAAGGGGGAAAATTAACTGAATCTTTGTTAGCGCAATTAGGAAAACGGGTGGCGAAGTTTCATCAGGAAACAAAAACCAATGATTATATTGGTGAGTTTGGACAACCAGAGAAGATTGAAAGGGCGATCGAAAATAACTACAAGCAAACTGAGAAATATGTGGGAAGTGTTCAAGATCAGAAACAGTTTCTGGAAACGAAAGCATTTACCGATCGATTCTTCCAAGACTATAATGCTCTCCTGAAAAAACGAGTTAATGATCATTTTATTCGAGAATGTCACGGTGATTTACACTTAAAAAATATCTGTTACTGGCGAGATAAAATCCAGTTATTCGATCGCATCGAATTTAACGAGCCATTTCGGTTTGTTGATGTCATGTATGATGTGGCGTTTACGATTATGGATTTAGAATTTAGAAAACGTCAGGAATTAGCAACGGTTTTTCTGAATAATTATTTAGAGCAAACTGGCGACTGGGAAGGGGTGCAACTTTTACCTTTATATCTAACCCGACAAGCCTATGTGCGCGGAAAAGTCAACTCTTTAATGTTAGATGATCCGAATATCGCGCAAGAAGAAAAACAGAAAGCACAGGAAAAAGCAAAGCAATATTATCATTTAGCTTGGCAATATACGCAACCGCAACAGGGAGAATTATGGATGATGTCAGGATTATCGGGATCAGGAAAAACCACTGTAGCGCGAGAAATTGCGAAACAAAAAAGAGCAATTCATTTAAGATCAGATGCGGTGCGAAAACATTTAGCAGGAATTGATCCTGAAGCTGTAGGGAATGAGGACATTTATCGTCCTGAAATGACGGAAAAAACTTATGAGAGATTGTTAGAAATTGGCAGTTTATTAGCCTCTAAGGGTTGGAATGTAATTTTAGATGCGAAGTACGATCGACAACTTATGAGAGAAGCGGTGATTACTGAGGCGAAACGTCATCACCTTTCCCTACAGATTATTTATTGTACAGCCCCGATGGAAATATTGCTCGATCGAGTGGCGAAACGTCAAGGAGATATTTCCGACGCAACACCGAATTTGTTGGCGCAACAACAAGCCAATGCTGAACCTTTTACAGAAACAGAAGAGGCTTATGTTACCACCATTGACACAAGGAAGAGTATTGAAGCTCAGTTTTGA
- the rppA gene encoding two-component system response regulator RppA, with amino-acid sequence MHILLVDDERELTTPLSRVLTEEGYQVDVANNGVLGEELAGKNNYHLLILDWLMPEKSGIELCRNLRSSGDQTPVLFLTAKDTVDDRVEGLDVGADDYIVKPFELREFLARVRALLRRSACEISATSRLQFGELELDRDNQLAYRNGRTIELSEKETQLLSYLMQFPEQLLTHQQIYQHLWGEDSTPSSNVLAALVRLLRRKIEAPGETTLIHTVYGKGYRLMNDE; translated from the coding sequence ATGCACATTTTGTTAGTGGATGATGAACGAGAATTGACAACACCGCTTTCTCGTGTTTTAACTGAGGAAGGATATCAGGTTGATGTGGCAAATAATGGGGTGCTGGGAGAAGAATTAGCAGGAAAAAATAATTATCATCTGTTAATTTTAGATTGGTTAATGCCAGAAAAATCGGGAATTGAATTATGTCGAAATCTTCGATCGAGCGGTGATCAAACACCCGTTTTATTTTTAACCGCAAAAGATACAGTGGACGATCGAGTAGAAGGATTAGATGTTGGTGCGGATGATTATATTGTTAAACCGTTTGAATTGCGAGAATTTTTAGCCAGAGTGAGAGCGTTATTAAGACGATCGGCTTGCGAAATTTCGGCAACTTCTCGCTTGCAATTTGGAGAATTAGAACTCGATCGAGACAATCAACTCGCCTATCGCAATGGGAGGACGATCGAACTTTCAGAAAAGGAAACCCAGTTATTAAGCTATTTAATGCAATTTCCCGAACAACTGTTAACCCATCAACAAATTTATCAACATCTTTGGGGAGAAGATAGCACTCCTAGTAGTAACGTTTTAGCCGCTTTAGTGCGTTTATTACGCCGTAAAATTGAAGCCCCTGGAGAAACAACCCTAATTCATACTGTTTATGGAAAAGGTTATCGTTTGATGAATGATGAATAA
- a CDS encoding DUF7219 family protein → MKLNKFLYPQSRYYGAVKPENLVFNANLQEFAQRVGYIANLETAEKISPQKAHQDISELWEGLKNSYHQLGVQN, encoded by the coding sequence ATGAAACTGAATAAATTTTTATACCCCCAAAGTCGCTATTATGGCGCGGTTAAACCCGAAAATTTGGTCTTTAACGCCAATTTACAAGAGTTCGCCCAGCGCGTTGGTTATATCGCCAACCTAGAGACGGCGGAAAAAATTTCCCCTCAAAAAGCACACCAAGACATTAGTGAGCTTTGGGAAGGTTTAAAAAACTCATATCATCAATTAGGAGTTCAAAACTGA
- a CDS encoding hybrid sensor histidine kinase/response regulator: MNKSPSLLIVDDEPSNFDVIEALLEDENYQLYYAANATGALKLLEKNPVDVILLDVMMPEIDGITLCSYLKENPDYQYIPIIMVTALTGKEDLGRCLEAGADDFISKPLSWIELRSRLHSMLRIKQQYDDLQLLLRRREEMAEIIVHDLQNPVTSIVFSCEMLKSTELDSKQRNKLEQITVAGKRLEEQIQTLLTMAKLETRHLVLEPVYLRLKPLLEKLIQEFSIISIAKEIKIVSNLEIENDWVCLDSHLFSRIVNNLLSNALKYSPRGKTIEVKLQETPDRVLLKVCDEGKGVSDSLKEKIFQKYEIGVNHTDVNQTGLGLAFCQMAIEAHGGSIYVEDNQPQGAVFIVEFPRKTSAESH, encoded by the coding sequence ATGAATAAGTCTCCTTCTCTCCTTATTGTTGACGATGAGCCGAGTAATTTTGATGTTATTGAAGCTCTATTAGAGGATGAAAATTATCAGCTTTATTATGCTGCTAACGCCACTGGCGCTTTGAAGTTATTAGAAAAAAATCCTGTAGATGTCATCCTCTTAGATGTAATGATGCCAGAAATAGACGGAATTACACTTTGTTCTTATTTGAAAGAGAATCCAGATTATCAATATATTCCGATTATTATGGTGACAGCTTTGACAGGAAAAGAGGATTTAGGGCGCTGTTTAGAAGCTGGTGCGGATGATTTTATTAGTAAGCCTTTAAGTTGGATTGAGCTTCGATCGCGTCTTCATTCTATGTTACGAATTAAGCAACAATATGATGATCTTCAATTGCTTTTAAGGCGCCGTGAAGAAATGGCAGAAATTATTGTTCATGATCTGCAAAATCCTGTCACCAGTATTGTTTTCTCTTGTGAAATGCTTAAGTCAACTGAATTAGACAGTAAGCAACGTAATAAACTGGAACAAATCACTGTTGCTGGAAAACGTTTAGAGGAGCAAATTCAAACCTTGCTCACTATGGCAAAATTAGAAACAAGGCACTTAGTTTTAGAGCCAGTTTATTTACGCTTAAAGCCACTGCTAGAGAAACTCATTCAAGAGTTTAGCATCATTTCGATCGCGAAAGAGATCAAAATTGTTTCTAATTTAGAGATAGAAAATGACTGGGTTTGTCTTGATTCTCATTTATTTTCACGAATTGTTAATAATCTTTTATCGAATGCCTTAAAATATTCGCCAAGAGGAAAAACAATAGAAGTAAAATTGCAAGAAACGCCCGATCGAGTATTACTAAAAGTCTGTGATGAAGGTAAAGGTGTAAGCGATAGTTTGAAAGAAAAAATATTTCAAAAATATGAAATCGGTGTTAACCATACTGATGTTAATCAAACTGGTTTAGGATTAGCCTTTTGTCAAATGGCAATTGAGGCTCATGGTGGAAGTATTTATGTTGAAGATAATCAACCACAGGGAGCAGTTTTTATTGTGGAATTTCCTCGGAAAACCAGCGCTGAATCTCATTAA
- a CDS encoding PstS family phosphate ABC transporter substrate-binding protein, giving the protein MITQQGKALKMTKSAFIFLGVVTFASSCGSPSNESQSNASQTVIEVDGSSTVYPITNEIAQEYQLLSSNQPEIRVNISGTGGGFRRFCAGETDINNASRPITASEMKTCEENGVKYLELPVAYDALTVVVHPKNDWVSTITTEELKEIWQPSAENNITEWSQVRSDWPRRPLNLYGAGSDSGTYDYFTEAIVGEAEASRQDYIDSEDDTLIVRGVREDLYSLGYFGYSYFEENRGDLKALAIDHGDGGVIPSRETVRSGEYQPLSRPLLVYVNANALENKPALEAFMEYYLTQGRPFVNVVGSIPLPDEIYNLAVKRMDNKQVGTVFEGKTPISFKIEDLFRKEAKSTTDFEMNQ; this is encoded by the coding sequence ATGATTACCCAGCAAGGAAAAGCCTTAAAAATGACCAAATCTGCATTTATTTTTCTAGGAGTAGTAACATTTGCCAGTAGCTGTGGTTCTCCCAGTAATGAATCTCAAAGTAATGCCTCTCAAACGGTGATTGAAGTTGATGGATCAAGCACCGTCTATCCTATTACTAATGAAATTGCCCAAGAATATCAACTACTTTCCTCTAATCAACCAGAAATTAGAGTCAACATATCAGGAACAGGAGGAGGATTTCGTCGCTTTTGTGCGGGAGAAACGGACATTAATAATGCCTCACGTCCAATTACAGCTTCCGAAATGAAAACTTGCGAAGAAAATGGAGTGAAGTATCTGGAATTACCCGTTGCTTATGATGCGTTAACAGTTGTAGTTCATCCGAAAAACGATTGGGTGAGTACCATTACCACTGAAGAATTAAAAGAAATCTGGCAACCCAGCGCTGAGAATAACATTACGGAATGGAGTCAGGTGCGTTCAGATTGGCCCCGTCGTCCCTTAAACTTATATGGGGCTGGAAGTGACTCAGGGACTTATGACTATTTTACAGAAGCGATCGTCGGTGAAGCAGAAGCCAGCCGCCAAGATTATATTGATAGCGAAGACGATACTCTAATCGTGCGTGGTGTTCGTGAAGACCTTTATAGCCTAGGCTATTTTGGTTATTCTTATTTTGAGGAAAATCGGGGAGATTTAAAAGCACTTGCCATTGATCATGGGGATGGGGGGGTGATACCTTCACGAGAAACGGTCAGAAGTGGCGAATATCAACCGTTATCTCGCCCATTATTAGTTTATGTCAATGCTAACGCTCTTGAAAATAAACCAGCACTAGAAGCGTTTATGGAATACTATCTCACACAGGGAAGACCTTTTGTTAACGTAGTGGGATCGATTCCGCTTCCAGATGAGATTTATAACTTAGCCGTGAAACGAATGGACAATAAACAAGTAGGAACAGTATTTGAAGGGAAAACTCCCATTAGCTTCAAAATTGAAGATTTGTTTCGGAAAGAAGCAAAATCCACCACTGATTTTGAAATGAATCAATAA